The Blastocatellia bacterium genome includes a region encoding these proteins:
- a CDS encoding ABC transporter ATP-binding protein, whose amino-acid sequence MIKLNQVSFCYSTHKIVQNLDLCIERESIMSIMGPSGCGKSTLLRLISGLELPSLGYISFDGEAVSYPPKDLRYSFQDYDAFPWLTVEENVLLSNKSLKRKDALSQTNDILKRVGLYDHRKKYPAQLSGGMRKRLALGRCIAGASKAILLDEPFSSLDVDARNDLHNLVLTLAKQIKCTFLIVTHDIEEAIFLSSKVVIATQLPFQIRAIVEIPFPYPRTEALLLLPEFQIISKRIRGLLIQHSSEMGRILGDRENINDA is encoded by the coding sequence TTGATTAAGCTCAATCAAGTATCCTTCTGTTATAGCACCCATAAAATTGTTCAAAATCTCGATCTGTGCATAGAGCGCGAATCAATCATGTCTATTATGGGTCCTTCAGGTTGTGGCAAGTCCACTTTATTGCGTCTGATCTCTGGTCTTGAACTTCCATCATTGGGATATATTAGTTTTGATGGCGAAGCAGTATCATATCCTCCAAAGGACTTGCGGTACTCATTCCAAGATTATGATGCTTTTCCTTGGCTAACGGTTGAGGAAAATGTGTTGTTGTCTAACAAATCTCTGAAGAGAAAGGATGCACTTTCTCAAACTAACGATATTCTCAAACGAGTCGGGCTTTATGACCACCGCAAAAAATATCCCGCACAGTTATCTGGAGGAATGCGTAAGAGACTTGCTTTAGGCCGATGTATTGCGGGAGCGTCTAAAGCCATTTTACTGGACGAGCCTTTTTCATCTCTTGATGTTGACGCACGTAATGACTTACATAATCTAGTACTGACATTGGCAAAACAAATCAAGTGTACTTTTCTAATTGTTACCCATGATATTGAGGAAGCGATCTTTTTGAGTAGCAAAGTGGTAATTGCCACTCAGTTGCCGTTTCAAATAAGAGCGATTGTAGAAATTCCATTCCCTTATCCACGAACCGAAGCGTTGCTTCTACTTCCAGAATTCCAAATTATAAGTAAAAGAATCCGAGGGCTACTTATACAGCACTCATCCGAAATGGGGCGAATACTAGGAGACAGAGAAAATATAAATGATGCTTAA
- a CDS encoding pyridoxal-dependent decarboxylase, whose product MSDNLKPDHQPAAALDPSAETVRRWGNAAVEALADYLDTVSKRQVYPNTTAHQIRERLDAVLPEEGVDFEQLLDAFREVIVPTSRHNGHPRMFGYVQSPGTAIAALADLLASTLNANLTAWRSAPAATEVERLTIDWIKQILGVEASAAGLLVSGGSMANFAALAAARRAKAPADVMREGARGLPQAMRLYVSEETHHSVAKAAALLGLGRDNMRVVKVDGRFKINLDDLVAKITEDLRDGHLPFCVVANAGTVATGAFDPLAEVSRIARRFNLWLHVDASYGGFAALAESARPWFAAINEADSIALDPHKWLYLPLDCGCVLYRDGDAARATFAHDTEYTRVIEGEADEAFAFWDYGPELSRRFRALKLWMVLKGVGVRRLGETIEANIACAHYLERMVQASDDFEMLAPVELSIFCFRYLPARLKRALDGIAESERQQLDQQLDALNERLLVELQRDGSSYLSNARLNGRFSLRGCVMNYRTTMRDMEILLDDLRRVARQLKEGMRDEG is encoded by the coding sequence ATGAGCGATAACCTGAAGCCGGATCATCAACCCGCAGCCGCGCTCGATCCGTCTGCCGAAACGGTGCGCCGCTGGGGCAACGCCGCCGTCGAAGCTTTAGCCGACTATCTCGACACAGTCAGCAAGCGGCAAGTCTACCCAAACACCACAGCCCATCAGATTCGCGAGCGATTAGACGCTGTCTTGCCCGAAGAAGGCGTTGACTTCGAGCAACTGCTCGATGCTTTCCGCGAGGTGATCGTGCCGACGAGCCGGCATAACGGTCACCCGCGTATGTTTGGCTACGTGCAATCACCCGGCACGGCTATTGCGGCCCTCGCCGACCTGCTGGCTTCAACGCTCAACGCCAACCTGACCGCGTGGCGCTCGGCGCCGGCGGCGACGGAGGTCGAGCGGCTGACGATTGACTGGATCAAGCAGATTCTCGGCGTTGAAGCGAGCGCCGCCGGGTTGTTGGTCAGCGGCGGCTCGATGGCGAATTTTGCGGCGCTGGCCGCCGCCCGCCGCGCGAAAGCTCCGGCCGACGTGATGCGCGAAGGCGCGCGCGGCTTGCCGCAAGCGATGCGCCTCTATGTTTCCGAAGAAACCCATCATTCCGTCGCCAAGGCGGCGGCGCTGCTCGGGCTGGGACGCGACAACATGCGCGTCGTCAAGGTAGACGGGCGCTTCAAAATCAACCTCGATGATCTGGTGGCGAAGATTACCGAGGACCTCCGCGACGGCCACCTGCCGTTCTGCGTCGTGGCGAATGCCGGCACGGTGGCGACCGGCGCTTTCGACCCGCTTGCTGAAGTGAGCCGCATCGCTCGCCGGTTCAACCTGTGGCTGCACGTAGATGCTAGCTATGGCGGCTTTGCGGCGCTGGCCGAATCGGCGCGGCCCTGGTTTGCGGCAATCAACGAAGCCGATTCCATCGCCCTCGACCCGCACAAATGGCTCTACCTGCCGCTCGATTGCGGCTGTGTGCTGTATCGCGACGGTGATGCGGCGCGCGCGACTTTCGCGCACGATACCGAGTACACGCGCGTCATAGAAGGAGAGGCGGACGAAGCCTTCGCTTTTTGGGATTATGGGCCGGAACTGTCACGGCGGTTTCGCGCCTTGAAATTGTGGATGGTGCTGAAAGGCGTCGGCGTCCGCCGGCTCGGTGAAACCATTGAAGCGAACATCGCTTGCGCACACTATCTTGAACGGATGGTGCAGGCGAGCGACGACTTCGAGATGCTCGCGCCGGTCGAGCTATCGATCTTCTGTTTTCGTTACCTGCCGGCGCGGCTCAAGCGCGCGCTCGACGGCATCGCTGAAAGCGAACGCCAACAGCTCGATCAGCAGCTCGACGCCTTGAACGAACGGCTGCTGGTCGAGCTGCAACGCGACGGCAGCTCGTACCTGTCGAACGCGCGCCTCAATGGACGCTTCAGCCTGCGCGGCTGTGTGATGAATTACCGCACGACCATGCGCGACATGGAAATTCTGCTCGACGACCTGCGCCGCGTTGCGCGCCAGCTTAAGGAAGGGATGAGGGATGAGGGATGA
- a CDS encoding enoyl-CoA hydratase-related protein produces the protein MSDYQKILYAVGGGVARVTLNRPDKRNALDAEIVAEIRRALGEAARDANARVVLLTGAGKDFCSGADLAALQRISEATVSENLADARHLADLFIEMRRHPRPIVAAVRGRALAGGCGLATACDLVLAAESAQFGYPEVNIGFIPAMVMAILRRSVSEKRAFELITLGKIIAAPLAAEIGLINASFADDQFDAGVEATLNELARKSASAVMLAKSLLYHMDGMTMETALEAGAQLNAITRMTEDCKRGVARFLKK, from the coding sequence ATGAGTGATTATCAGAAGATTCTCTACGCGGTCGGCGGCGGCGTGGCGCGCGTCACGCTGAACCGGCCCGATAAGCGTAATGCGCTGGATGCGGAGATCGTCGCGGAAATCCGCCGCGCCCTCGGCGAAGCGGCGCGCGATGCAAACGCGCGCGTCGTCTTGCTGACGGGCGCCGGCAAGGATTTCTGCTCCGGCGCAGACCTCGCCGCCCTGCAACGCATCAGTGAGGCGACGGTGTCGGAAAACCTCGCTGACGCACGCCACCTGGCCGACCTCTTCATCGAAATGCGCCGCCACCCGCGCCCCATTGTCGCCGCCGTGCGCGGGCGGGCGCTAGCGGGCGGCTGCGGACTGGCGACCGCCTGCGACTTGGTGCTGGCCGCCGAGTCGGCGCAGTTCGGTTACCCGGAAGTCAACATCGGTTTCATCCCGGCGATGGTCATGGCCATCCTGCGCCGCTCTGTGTCAGAGAAACGCGCCTTCGAGCTGATTACACTGGGCAAGATTATTGCCGCACCGCTGGCCGCGGAGATCGGCTTGATCAACGCCAGCTTTGCCGATGACCAGTTCGACGCAGGCGTTGAAGCGACACTCAACGAGCTCGCGCGCAAGAGCGCATCGGCGGTGATGCTGGCCAAGAGCCTGCTTTATCACATGGACGGCATGACGATGGAAACGGCGCTCGAAGCCGGCGCCCAGCTCAACGCCATCACGCGCATGACCGAAGACTGCAAGCGCGGCGTCGCCCGCTTCTTGAAAAAGTGA
- a CDS encoding helix-turn-helix transcriptional regulator: MSNNQGDAATPAREREPEQTQTADIIENAQGAQSATSQPATSSAAENVGQSQAEPQRTADVQNEAEGSLAFTSQQSGNPQAAQTAATAMPQPTGDQSEGVANSAEITGGTSAQTNNDTQTQAKPDVSDQDWRELVPKLMAAFNNNREQLARAIGLHRSTVDRWLNGKSRPNNSTVLRMRRLMQERRIE, from the coding sequence ATGAGCAATAATCAAGGCGACGCCGCCACCCCTGCCCGCGAGCGGGAACCCGAGCAAACCCAAACAGCGGACATCATTGAAAACGCGCAAGGCGCGCAATCCGCAACTTCGCAGCCGGCGACGAGCAGCGCGGCTGAAAATGTCGGCCAGTCGCAGGCCGAGCCGCAGCGTACCGCTGATGTGCAGAACGAGGCCGAAGGCAGTCTTGCTTTCACCTCGCAACAGTCCGGCAACCCGCAAGCCGCGCAGACGGCGGCAACGGCGATGCCGCAACCGACCGGCGATCAGAGCGAAGGGGTTGCCAATTCGGCTGAAATCACCGGCGGCACAAGCGCGCAAACCAACAATGACACGCAGACGCAAGCGAAGCCCGACGTTTCGGATCAAGACTGGCGCGAGCTGGTGCCGAAACTGATGGCGGCATTCAACAACAACCGCGAGCAACTGGCGCGCGCCATCGGCCTGCACCGCTCGACCGTTGACCGCTGGTTGAATGGCAAGAGCCGTCCGAACAATTCGACGGTCTTGCGCATGCGCCGCCTGATGCAAGAACGGCGCATCGAATAA
- a CDS encoding TMEM165/GDT1 family protein: protein MDWKIILTTFGMIFLAEMGDKTQLAAMTMAAKTKAPLAVFIGASLALACVSALGVVVGATLSHYLPLEWIKRAAAVAFIIIGVLILLGKF, encoded by the coding sequence ATGGATTGGAAAATTATACTGACGACATTCGGCATGATCTTTCTGGCAGAGATGGGCGACAAGACGCAGCTTGCGGCGATGACGATGGCGGCAAAGACCAAAGCGCCGCTGGCGGTCTTCATCGGCGCGTCGCTGGCACTGGCCTGCGTGTCGGCGCTCGGCGTCGTCGTCGGCGCGACGCTCAGCCATTACCTGCCGCTCGAATGGATCAAGCGCGCCGCCGCCGTCGCTTTCATTATCATTGGCGTGCTGATCTTGCTCGGCAAGTTCTGA
- a CDS encoding acyclic terpene utilization AtuA family protein, with the protein MKTIRIANGQGFWGDSLDAPIEQVRRGPIDYLTLDYLAEITMSIMQKQRARDPRQGYARDFVAMIEEILPDLVERQVKVVANAGGVNPEACRDAVIEVARRKGFGGRVAVGIVAGDDILDRLDDFIARGVELKNLDTGEPLAQIRPQVASANVYFGGRPVAECLDQGGQIVICGRVTDTGLSLGPMIHEFKWPADAWDLLAAGTIAGHTIECGAQCTGGNCLIDWQTIPDMADIGYPIIEAQEDGTFVITKHEGTGGRISVASIKEQLLYEMGDPHAYITPDCVADFTTIQLEQAGSDRVRFSGIKGRTATDSYKVSISYSAGWKAVGSLVYAWPGAYQKAQAADRVLRERLERMGLQFDSILTEFVGVDACHGPLSGAPPTDLAEVTFRIGVRSQDKRAVERFTREIAPLVLNGPPTVTGFAGGRPKVEEIIAYWPALVPKDEVEPRISVMKA; encoded by the coding sequence ATGAAAACCATTCGCATTGCCAACGGGCAGGGGTTCTGGGGCGATTCGCTCGACGCGCCCATCGAACAGGTGCGGCGCGGCCCCATCGATTACTTGACGCTCGATTACCTCGCCGAAATCACCATGTCGATCATGCAGAAGCAGCGCGCCCGCGACCCGCGCCAGGGCTACGCGCGCGACTTCGTGGCGATGATCGAAGAAATCTTGCCCGACCTCGTCGAGCGCCAGGTTAAAGTCGTCGCCAATGCCGGCGGCGTCAACCCTGAAGCCTGCCGCGATGCGGTGATCGAAGTCGCGCGCCGCAAAGGCTTCGGCGGGCGCGTCGCGGTCGGCATCGTCGCTGGCGACGACATCCTCGACCGGCTCGATGATTTCATTGCGCGCGGCGTCGAGCTGAAGAATCTCGATACCGGCGAGCCGCTCGCGCAGATTCGCCCGCAGGTCGCTAGCGCCAATGTTTATTTCGGCGGGCGGCCCGTCGCCGAGTGCCTGGATCAAGGCGGGCAGATCGTCATCTGCGGGCGCGTCACGGACACGGGGCTGTCGCTCGGGCCGATGATTCACGAATTCAAATGGCCCGCCGACGCCTGGGACTTGCTGGCCGCGGGGACGATTGCCGGGCACACGATAGAATGCGGCGCGCAATGCACTGGCGGCAACTGCCTGATTGACTGGCAGACGATTCCCGACATGGCCGACATCGGCTATCCCATCATCGAAGCGCAAGAAGACGGCACCTTCGTCATCACCAAGCACGAAGGCACCGGCGGGCGCATCAGCGTCGCTTCGATCAAAGAGCAACTGCTTTACGAGATGGGCGACCCGCACGCTTACATCACCCCCGATTGCGTCGCCGACTTCACGACTATCCAGCTCGAACAGGCGGGCAGTGACCGCGTGCGCTTTTCGGGAATCAAGGGCCGGACGGCGACCGATTCTTACAAGGTCAGCATCAGCTATTCGGCAGGATGGAAAGCCGTCGGCTCGCTGGTCTATGCATGGCCCGGCGCTTACCAGAAAGCGCAAGCCGCGGATCGCGTCCTGCGCGAGCGGTTGGAGCGCATGGGATTACAGTTCGATTCGATCCTCACGGAATTCGTCGGCGTAGATGCGTGCCACGGCCCGCTGTCAGGCGCTCCGCCGACCGACCTTGCCGAAGTGACCTTCCGCATCGGCGTGCGCTCGCAGGATAAGCGCGCCGTCGAGCGCTTCACGCGCGAGATTGCGCCGCTGGTCTTGAATGGCCCGCCGACCGTAACCGGGTTCGCCGGCGGGCGCCCGAAGGTCGAAGAGATCATCGCTTACTGGCCGGCGCTCGTCCCTAAAGATGAAGTCGAGCCGCGGATTTCCGTGATGAAGGCATAG
- a CDS encoding CDGSH iron-sulfur domain-containing protein, producing the protein MSDENDQVIICNNNGPLRVMGENIILKDAAGNTFGLGGRKIVSLCRCGQSANKPFCDGSHARGGFQSTVEARDLPAPVPKA; encoded by the coding sequence ATGAGCGACGAGAACGATCAGGTAATCATCTGCAATAACAATGGGCCGCTGCGCGTGATGGGCGAGAACATCATTCTCAAAGACGCCGCCGGCAACACCTTCGGGCTCGGCGGGCGCAAGATTGTTTCGCTCTGCCGCTGCGGCCAATCGGCCAACAAGCCATTCTGCGACGGCTCGCATGCGCGCGGCGGGTTTCAATCCACCGTCGAAGCGCGCGACCTGCCGGCACCCGTCCCCAAAGCGTAA
- a CDS encoding ECF-type sigma factor, translated as MRFFGGLSIEETAEVLAVSPGTIMRDWTLAKAWLHREISKEA; from the coding sequence ATGCGCTTCTTTGGCGGACTGAGCATTGAAGAGACGGCTGAGGTGCTCGCCGTTTCGCCCGGCACCATCATGAGAGATTGGACACTGGCCAAAGCATGGCTACACCGCGAGATCAGCAAGGAAGCCTGA
- a CDS encoding protein kinase, with protein MEPARWEQINRLFHAAIECGPDERAAFLGQACAGDEGLRREVESLLASHDEAASFIEAPAADLAEDFLVEKQARLSAGQTVGHYEIEALLGRGGMGEVYLAIDTTLARCVALKILPASVSQEADRIRRFQQEARVVSALNHPNIVTIFETGEAQGLSFIATEYVEGETLRSRLRRQGLTIPQVLDLAIQVAEALASAHQAGIAHRDIKPENIMVRPDGYVKVVDFSLAKLNDRPAALPLPGTQTSSSISTVPGLILGTAQYMSPEQARGQKVDARSDIFSLGVVVYEAVTGRLPFAGETTSDLIANLLKEEPPPLRTLRPDAPLELQHIVGKALRKDRRERYQHITEFFQDLQDLKRDVEAQSRPGEPLPSASTDHSLTQRLKASGNSFVVQVKRYKAMAAACALLLLGGIGLQLYRTAAPRALKPLLALANLKFTKLTSTGDAIWTISPDGQFVVYETSEDGGGALEMRQLATGETARRAHFPASIRLWGVTISPDSHFVYCWVSEVANPDASYIERIPLSPGPSQRVIARVKSRVTFSPDGQRLAFSRWLSPQEDSIILADSSGDHEQVLTRLPRQTAIIRDVAWSPDNRLIAAAGEFQNGDETYYGLIGVRFEDAAEVPLSQQRWSYMRNLVWLPDGSGIIISAVDHIGNPEQLWEVAYPTGVALRLTPELLTFAGVSITADGSKLLTSQADRPSDIWLVPNGQSSRAMKLTTNTAGYGWLDWTPDGRIVYELSSPSGTSIWVMDADGSNKKQLTFPLGGNVCPVVTPDGQAIVFVSRRTGADNLWRMDCDGGNEKQLTFGNRDRWPVAVPGSQWILYKFEQPHRQAIMRVSLAGGPPKQIAEGQLGSLLAASPDGRRLAYDYYDEANKKMVTAIRPLDGGAVEKTLDIEGFYKLHWSADGQSLISNRDGHNLWQFPINGGPAQQITHFPDLPAAEMIIHFAYRRDGKYLVATRGKWSSDVVMIHLQ; from the coding sequence ATGGAGCCTGCCCGCTGGGAACAAATCAATCGCCTCTTCCACGCGGCCATCGAGTGCGGGCCTGACGAGCGCGCCGCCTTCCTCGGGCAAGCCTGCGCTGGCGATGAAGGCTTGCGTAGAGAAGTCGAATCCTTGCTGGCCTCGCACGACGAGGCGGCCAGCTTCATTGAAGCGCCGGCGGCTGATTTGGCAGAGGATTTCCTGGTCGAGAAGCAAGCTCGCTTAAGTGCCGGGCAGACAGTCGGTCACTACGAGATTGAGGCGCTGCTCGGCCGCGGCGGAATGGGCGAGGTCTACCTGGCCATTGATACGACACTGGCCCGCTGCGTTGCCCTAAAAATTCTCCCGGCGTCCGTCTCGCAGGAGGCCGACCGCATCCGCCGCTTTCAGCAGGAGGCGCGCGTCGTTTCCGCGCTCAATCACCCGAATATCGTCACTATCTTTGAGACAGGCGAGGCGCAGGGCCTATCCTTCATCGCCACCGAATACGTCGAAGGCGAAACCCTGCGGTCGCGGCTCCGGCGCCAGGGGCTGACCATCCCGCAAGTGCTCGACCTGGCCATTCAGGTCGCCGAGGCGTTGGCGTCGGCGCACCAGGCGGGGATCGCGCACCGCGACATCAAGCCTGAAAACATCATGGTGCGCCCCGACGGTTATGTGAAAGTGGTGGATTTCAGTTTGGCGAAGTTGAACGACCGCCCGGCCGCACTTCCTCTGCCGGGCACGCAGACTTCTTCGAGCATCAGCACCGTCCCCGGCCTCATCCTGGGCACGGCCCAGTATATGAGCCCGGAACAGGCGCGTGGGCAGAAGGTGGATGCGCGCAGCGACATCTTCAGCCTCGGCGTCGTCGTGTACGAGGCGGTGACCGGGCGCTTGCCCTTTGCCGGTGAAACGACCAGCGACCTCATCGCCAATCTTCTCAAAGAGGAGCCGCCGCCGCTGCGCACGCTCAGACCGGATGCCCCTCTCGAGTTACAGCACATTGTCGGCAAAGCCTTGCGCAAAGACCGCCGGGAACGCTATCAGCACATCACGGAATTCTTCCAAGACCTGCAAGACCTCAAGCGCGATGTCGAGGCGCAGTCGCGTCCGGGGGAGCCGTTGCCCTCTGCCTCGACCGACCATTCGCTGACGCAGCGCCTGAAGGCAAGCGGCAACTCCTTCGTCGTGCAAGTCAAACGATATAAGGCGATGGCCGCCGCGTGCGCGTTGCTGCTGTTGGGCGGCATCGGCTTGCAACTGTATCGCACGGCTGCGCCGCGCGCGCTCAAGCCGCTGTTGGCGCTGGCGAATTTGAAGTTCACGAAGCTGACCTCGACCGGCGACGCCATCTGGACCATTTCGCCTGATGGCCAGTTCGTCGTTTATGAAACCTCCGAAGACGGCGGCGGGGCGCTGGAGATGCGACAACTGGCGACCGGCGAGACGGCACGGCGGGCGCATTTCCCGGCCTCGATCAGACTTTGGGGAGTCACGATTTCGCCCGACAGTCATTTCGTTTACTGCTGGGTGAGCGAGGTGGCAAACCCGGACGCCAGCTATATCGAGCGCATCCCTTTATCGCCCGGCCCTTCGCAAAGGGTGATTGCACGGGTGAAAAGTCGGGTGACGTTTTCACCCGACGGACAGCGGCTGGCCTTTTCGCGATGGCTAAGCCCCCAGGAAGATTCGATCATTCTAGCCGACAGCTCAGGCGACCATGAGCAGGTGCTAACGCGACTGCCCAGGCAAACAGCGATCATCAGAGACGTTGCATGGTCGCCGGATAATCGCTTGATTGCGGCGGCCGGTGAATTTCAAAATGGGGATGAAACCTACTATGGCTTGATTGGCGTTCGGTTCGAGGATGCGGCAGAAGTGCCGTTGAGCCAACAACGCTGGTCGTACATGCGTAACCTGGTGTGGCTGCCTGACGGCAGCGGCATCATCATTTCGGCGGTTGACCACATTGGCAACCCCGAACAGTTATGGGAGGTCGCTTATCCTACCGGCGTCGCCTTGCGCTTGACTCCCGAGTTGCTGACTTTTGCGGGCGTGAGCATCACCGCGGATGGCAGCAAACTGCTCACCAGCCAGGCAGACCGCCCGTCAGACATCTGGCTCGTCCCCAATGGTCAGTCCAGCCGCGCCATGAAATTGACGACGAATACCGCCGGGTATGGTTGGCTGGACTGGACGCCGGATGGCCGCATCGTCTACGAATTGAGTTCGCCTTCGGGGACGAGCATCTGGGTCATGGACGCCGATGGCAGCAACAAAAAACAATTGACGTTTCCCCTCGGCGGCAACGTCTGCCCGGTGGTAACGCCGGATGGTCAAGCCATCGTTTTCGTATCGCGCCGGACAGGGGCGGATAATTTGTGGCGCATGGACTGTGATGGCGGCAATGAGAAACAGTTGACCTTCGGCAACCGCGACCGATGGCCGGTGGCAGTGCCCGGCAGCCAGTGGATTCTTTACAAATTCGAGCAGCCACACCGCCAGGCCATTATGAGAGTCTCGCTCGCCGGCGGTCCGCCGAAACAAATCGCCGAAGGGCAGCTTGGCTCTCTGCTGGCCGCGTCACCCGATGGCCGGCGGCTCGCTTATGATTATTATGATGAAGCCAATAAGAAAATGGTGACCGCCATCCGCCCACTCGATGGCGGCGCTGTAGAAAAGACACTCGACATCGAGGGGTTCTACAAGTTGCACTGGTCTGCCGATGGGCAGAGCTTAATCAGCAACCGTGATGGTCATAATCTATGGCAATTCCCCATCAACGGCGGCCCCGCCCAGCAGATCACCCATTTTCCAGACCTGCCGGCAGCGGAAATGATCATTCATTTTGCCTATCGTCGCGACGGTAAGTATCTCGTGGCGACGCGCGGCAAGTGGAGTAGCGATGTGGTGATGATTCACTTGCAATGA
- a CDS encoding amino acid permease, with translation MTQPTQEGLVRGISRWSLIAVAINGIIGAGIFGIPSKVFAQTGAYSLVAFVACALVVVLIILCFAEVGSRFSATGGPYLYAREAFGPAVGFEVGWLLWLARLTAFAANCNLLVDYVGFFWPQATAAYYREAIIIVVVALLATVNLIGVRDTAMVSNLFTIGKLVPMVLFIAVGLFFINPGSYSFAEAPGYGAFSQSVLMLIYAFTGFEMAVIPAGEIRDPRRNLPLAILSAIAVVAVLYIGIQVVCIGTLPGLATSQRPIADAAALFMGRAGAALIAAGVIVSIIGNLNVLILAGSRLPFAMAEGGELPRWLASTHRRFRTPHPAIWITVAVMLGLTLWSTFGTQVKISAITRLLSYSVTCAALIALRRKSAAPPALFKAPAGVAVALASLLLAAWLLSNSTWPDARDTAIAAALGLAIFFANRATKPAA, from the coding sequence TTGACGCAACCGACACAGGAAGGGCTGGTGCGCGGCATCAGCCGCTGGAGCTTGATCGCCGTCGCCATCAACGGCATCATCGGCGCCGGCATCTTCGGCATCCCCTCAAAAGTCTTCGCGCAGACCGGCGCCTATTCCCTGGTCGCCTTTGTCGCCTGCGCCCTGGTGGTCGTCCTGATCATTCTCTGCTTTGCCGAAGTCGGCAGCCGTTTCAGCGCCACCGGCGGCCCCTACCTCTACGCCCGCGAAGCCTTTGGCCCGGCGGTCGGCTTTGAAGTCGGCTGGCTGCTCTGGCTGGCGCGGCTGACGGCCTTTGCCGCCAACTGCAACCTGCTGGTTGATTACGTCGGCTTCTTCTGGCCCCAGGCCACTGCCGCGTACTATCGCGAAGCCATCATCATCGTGGTGGTCGCGCTGCTCGCCACGGTCAACCTGATCGGCGTGCGCGATACGGCCATGGTCAGCAATCTCTTCACCATCGGCAAGCTGGTTCCGATGGTGCTGTTCATCGCTGTGGGGCTGTTCTTCATCAATCCCGGCAGCTATTCGTTTGCCGAAGCGCCCGGCTACGGCGCGTTCTCGCAATCGGTCTTGATGCTGATCTATGCCTTCACAGGATTCGAGATGGCCGTCATCCCTGCGGGCGAAATCCGCGACCCGCGGCGCAATCTGCCACTGGCGATTCTTTCAGCCATCGCCGTCGTCGCCGTGCTCTACATCGGCATTCAAGTCGTCTGCATCGGCACGCTGCCCGGCCTCGCCACGTCGCAGCGGCCCATCGCCGACGCTGCCGCGCTCTTTATGGGCCGCGCCGGCGCCGCGTTGATCGCCGCGGGCGTCATCGTCAGCATCATCGGCAATCTGAACGTGCTGATCCTCGCCGGTTCGCGGTTGCCGTTCGCGATGGCCGAAGGCGGCGAACTGCCGCGCTGGCTGGCCAGCACCCATCGCCGTTTTCGCACGCCGCATCCGGCGATCTGGATTACGGTTGCCGTCATGCTCGGGCTGACGTTGTGGAGTACATTCGGCACCCAGGTCAAGATTTCAGCCATCACCCGCCTGCTCTCTTACAGCGTCACCTGCGCGGCGCTGATCGCGCTCCGCAGAAAGAGCGCGGCGCCGCCCGCGCTCTTCAAAGCGCCGGCAGGCGTAGCCGTCGCCCTGGCCTCGCTGCTGCTTGCCGCCTGGCTGCTGTCGAACAGTACCTGGCCGGACGCGCGCGACACGGCCATTGCCGCGGCGCTCGGCCTGGCGATCTTTTTTGCCAACCGGGCGACGAAGCCGGCGGCGTAA